CTTGCAGCTGTTCGGCGATGGTGACGCTATAGACGTTGAGTTGCAACAGCACTTGGCAGGTTTCCAGATAGCCGCGCTCCAGGCCTGTCAGCGCCAGTGGCGCGAAAGCTTGCCGCGCCTCGGTTTCAGTCTGTTCGGGCCGTCGTTGGCGATAGCGTTCCAGCAAGGCCTCCATTCCCAGCAGCAAGCGCTGGCTGTGGCTTTCGCCAGCCAGCGCGATTTCGGGCAGATGCGCCGGATCGACGTCCAGGACGGCCAGGCGGGCGATCTGGTCCATCGC
This genomic window from Chromobacterium phragmitis contains:
- a CDS encoding DUF5610 domain-containing protein — its product is MTVDDDLSVQPVRGVQPRPSGSHEPFAIVHRSGSHGKRSQDEDSADIGLSDGKQAAELLFSAAMDQIARLAVLDVDPAHLPEIALAGESHSQRLLLGMEALLERYRQRRPEQTETEARQAFAPLALTGLERGYLETCQVLLQLNVYSVTIAEQLQGLFLLSQQLFRERLQTS